The sequence GGCACTACCCCTCAGGTCGGCCGCAGGCTGCCTGCTCGCAGCGGTCCCTCCCAAGTGCGCGGGCGGCGAGGCGAGTCGGTGGAAGTCACCTGTCGCTTCGGTCCCTTCACCGGGGAGCGCCGTCCCCTCGTCACGCACGTCACCGTTGCGGTTCATGGATCTTCCTTCCAGGTCTTTCCGGTGCTCGGTGTGTTGCGCATTGCGGTGTGCGGGTGCGGGTGCGGGTGCGGGCGCCGGTGCGGAGGCCGAGCTGCCCGGGCTGCCGCCGCCCCTCACTCCCCGTCGAAGTCGGTGCCCCGGCTGACCGCCTCCCAGGCCGCCGCCTCCTCGCCGGCGGCCTTCAGCTGGGCGGCGATGGCGTCGGTGGCGTCGTTGCCGAGGGCCAGTCGCAGCGGGGTCTGCTCGGCGGCCAACGCGGTCAGGATCGCCGCGGCGGCCTTCTCGGGGTCCCCGGGCTGCTTGCCGTCGCTGTCCGGGAGCCCGGCGCGGACCGGGCCGACGGTCTCCGCGTACGCGTCCAGGGGCGCCGACTGCTGCAGCGCACCGCCGCCGGCGAACCCGGTCCGGAACGCCCCCGGCTCCACGATGAGCACCTTGATCCCGTGCGGGGCGACTTCCAGGGCCAGCGCCTCGGACAGCCCCTCCAGAGCGAACTTGGTGGCCGAGTAGGCGCCGACGCCGGGGAAGGAGAACCGGCCGCCCATGCTGCTCATCTGCACGACGGCGCCCGAGCCCTGCCGGCGCATGTGCGGGAGTACGGCGCGGGTGAGCGCGGCGGGGCCGAAGAAGTGCAGGGCCATCAGGTCGCGGAGTTCGCGGTCGGTGGTCTCCTCGACGGCGCCGATCTGTCCGCGGCCGGCGTTGTTGACCAGTACGTCGATCCGCCCGTACCAGAGGATCACTTCGGCGACGACGGCGGTGATGCGGGCCGGGTCGGTGACGTCGAGGGCGACGGGGACGACGCGGCCGGGGTGCGCGGTGGCGAGTTCGTCGAGGGATTCGGGGCGGCGGACGGCTGCCACCACGGTGTCACCGGCGGCGAGGGCCACCCGCGTGATCGCCTGCCCGAAACCGGAGTTGGCGCCGGTGATCAGCCAGACCTTGCCGGTCGCGGAGCGGGTGCCGGTGTCAGCGGCGGGGGCAGCAGCGGTGCGGGCGTTGTCGCTCATCGGGATCTCCAGGGTGGTTCCGGAAGCCGGCCGGGTGCCGGCCGGCGAACACGGCCGAGGCGGTGTCCCGGCGTGTGTCTCCATTACGGCCCCCGCCCGGCCCCGCCGTCCAAGACAGAGATCGACACGATCCATAAGGAGCGTTTATCGCCGCTGGTTATGCTCTCGCCCATGGAGCTACGGCAGTTGAACTACCTCGTGGCGATCGCCGAGGAGGGGAACCTCGGCCGGGCCGCGGCGCGGCTGTACGTGAGCCAGCCGGCCCTGTCGTCCGCGCTGCGGAAGCTGGAGGCAGAACTCGGCGTTCTCCTCTTCGAGCGGCACTCCGGCGGCGTGACCCAGACCCCTGCCGGGCGCGACGTGGTGACCGAGGCACGCCGGACCCTGCGCCAGGCGGACCGTGTCCTCGCCGTGGCGGAACGCCACCGCTGCCAGGAGAAGGCGGTGCTTCGGGTCGGCTTCGAGGCAAGCGGCGCAGGCGAGTTGACCACCCGGGCCCGGGCCGAGTTCGCCCGCCGCAATCCGGACGTCCGGGTGGAGCCGAAGCGCTTCGACTGGGGCCAGGAGGCGGCCGCCCTGCGCGACGGCCGGGTGGACGTCGCCTTCGTCTGGCTGCCCACCGACCTCACCGACCTGCACACCGAGGTGGTCCACACCGAACCCCGGGTCGTCGGCCTGCCCGCCGGGCACCCGCTGGCGGGACGTGCGGGCATCGGCATCCTGGAGGTCAAGGACGAGCCGCTGCTGTGGACGGAGCGGGCGCCGCGCGAGTGGGTCGACTGGTGGGCGGTGAACCCCAGACCGGACGGCTCCGCACCGCGATGGGGACCGAAGAACGACAAC comes from Streptomyces sp. NBC_00448 and encodes:
- a CDS encoding LysR family transcriptional regulator, whose product is MELRQLNYLVAIAEEGNLGRAAARLYVSQPALSSALRKLEAELGVLLFERHSGGVTQTPAGRDVVTEARRTLRQADRVLAVAERHRCQEKAVLRVGFEASGAGELTTRARAEFARRNPDVRVEPKRFDWGQEAAALRDGRVDVAFVWLPTDLTDLHTEVVHTEPRVVGLPAGHPLAGRAGIGILEVKDEPLLWTERAPREWVDWWAVNPRPDGSAPRWGPKNDNVEEMLEQVAEGTAVCFAPANMALYYARPDLSWVPLTDVEPLRVALAWCKGSNSPLVRGFAEVVRELAAAL
- a CDS encoding oxidoreductase, translated to MSDNARTAAAPAADTGTRSATGKVWLITGANSGFGQAITRVALAAGDTVVAAVRRPESLDELATAHPGRVVPVALDVTDPARITAVVAEVILWYGRIDVLVNNAGRGQIGAVEETTDRELRDLMALHFFGPAALTRAVLPHMRRQGSGAVVQMSSMGGRFSFPGVGAYSATKFALEGLSEALALEVAPHGIKVLIVEPGAFRTGFAGGGALQQSAPLDAYAETVGPVRAGLPDSDGKQPGDPEKAAAAILTALAAEQTPLRLALGNDATDAIAAQLKAAGEEAAAWEAVSRGTDFDGE